In Cryptomeria japonica chromosome 1, Sugi_1.0, whole genome shotgun sequence, the sequence tCTAATTGCTTTTTCACTTAAACTAAAATTAGTTTTGTATTAGCCAAAGTTTTATATTCTAACATTAGTTCTAAATATAGCTaggcttaatttagctcctaattttaccattagggtttgcacctagggtttcattcatcctttataaagattcattcattcattgtaactgTATCTCTGATATTGTTTGTGTAATGAGTGATATAGAATTCTCTGGTTGTTAATATTTGGCTGCTCTCTATTGTGTATAGGTGTTTTGTTTGTCGTGGCTCTTGTTTTTTATCGTCAACTTCTACATGCAATCAGAATATCAGATCTATCAAGTTCCCATCTGCATGCTTGAGGGACCAAACTTGGGTTGAATTTTATGTACATATTAGGAACAAACGGAGGTTGGCATTAAGTTTGCGACATCCAAAAACCCTAAGATCGACTATCATTGCATCAAAATTGGAGCAGTTGAAAACTGAGTCAAATTGGTTGAGGGCATAAAAATCAAGACAAAATTTGAAGGTAATGAAAAAATATGGGCACTCTAGAGAAAAACGGAGGTCACCATCGTTCTTAGAAGGCCCTACAAATGCCtaccaaatcatcaaaattgaagaTCAGACGAAATTGGGGCAAAACTTTTTAGTTACAAAGAAATCTCCATAGCTGTATGAAAATCTGTATGTTTGTATTGTTCCAAAGGCATCATAAAATCAATGCATGTTTGCAAAAAATTCCCATCCACTTAAttgttttttgtaatttttttttatattttttggaaGAATTTTATTAAGTTTGTGGGGTACGTGTTTTAAACGGGAAGGCaaattcctttcacaaaagttcaAACAAGGCTTTCCAAAAGACTATGTAGGATTTTCCTCTATAGTGCcttgtcaaaaaaaattgaaatcaacGTTGATCCATTAATTTTGACGGGCCCTATAATTTGGCCTCTTCTAAATTTAGCAAACCTCTTCTATTTTTGCCTTTCAAGCCCTAAAAACCACCTCTTAGTTTTTTGCTTATAACTTTGTCATACATAGTCAAAATTGAGTAAACAGGATATCATCAGAAAGCGGGTTTTGGCATTGATCTGATTTTGTAGGTTGTTTGATCAGATTTTGCACCAGTACCAGGCCTCCAAAGTTAGCCTTTAATAGTTTTGTGCTTTCAGGTCCATATCTTTGCACATCTAAAGTCCATTTTTTTACTTCCATATATCATCGAAAAGCTCTCATTGTCTCCTATGTGGATATTAGGCCTatttttccatattgttctctaggtacattttattcaattttttaatttttactatTTTGTCAATTACTTGGACGTTTTTGCACTTGGGATGGATCTGTTTGTTGGAGAGGGTCGTATTTGATGTGCTTTACATGTGTTGTGATTATTGGGGTCTGGTAATTTCATGTAAGGAGGTATCATGGGTTTTTTTGTTCATCCTTTAGTTGTCTGCTTGGTTAAGGATAATTATGAGTCTTGGCAACATGAAATCTTGACACATCTCAGGTGGCTAGATTTGTTGCCTTATTTGTATGGACTCATACCTGAGCCAACAACTTCAGGAGGTAAATTAGCTTGGGGTAATTTCATAGACCATggtgtaggtgtgattggttctAGTGTTAATTTTGACACTATGTGTGATATATCGAACCTTGAGTGTCTACGCACATTTTTGGCTCACCTTTAGGAGACCTTTGGAGACCCCCATATCTCTCCATTTTTTAGAGGATCCTACATAAGATTGTCTTCTTCCCCTTACATATGTAGATTTCATACCTTATGATGATGATACTATAGAGGGGCTTGAGTATATTAGAGGTCTTACATGTTTCAATGGCTTAGAGGCCTATCTCCATGTTCCTACTCACATTGAGAACCCATCTCAATCATCTTCTTCTTTTATCATTCCTGATCAATTTGGCATTGGCTCGTGCATAGTCCATCTTGATTCAACGCAACAAGTCATTGTTCTTCCAAAAACAAATACTAGGGATTTGTATCTTACAAACATATCAcccttgtttgtggagtctcatattgcAAATCTGGAGGATTGTTTTGAggacattcatctcctctttgttGATAGCCACATCAGTCTTGTTAGCTCATCCTCATTACCCATGGAGCTTGTTCTCCATCATCTTTTGTAGAGTCTTGATTTATCACCTCCTACATTGATTGGGCATGTACCTAATTGGTTTGTTCTGACATAGCAACATTTAATCAATTTCCAGAGGCACGTAGAGTTTGGATTTGTATACCTACATCTTCTAGTTTATGGGAGGTTTGGTTTCTTTTGAAGGGGAGAAATATTGTTTGCAAGCAATAGATCATGTTCtttcttcaagcatccatcattGGCATAGGAGCTACTTCTTCATTGGGGGATTATTATCCTTATTTTCTATCTCTTATGGGGGGAATATTGATTGTACTGATTGATTTTGTACTCAGGGAGCACTTGGagtccttcatcttagtcacatgtagtaGCTTTTTTCATTTCATTATATCTCTCCCCTCTGGAGAGGGGTTTtatcccatgtggtttttctccttttgtccgtttagagagacctcattggtgtgagttgcattgctttgcattggtttgtacatatGTACCTAATCAGGCCTAGTTGTTAGAACTCATTCATACATGTATTTTGCATTCATattagctctttagcttatccATAAGTTAATTTTAAGCATGGGTGTTGGAGTAAATTTAGGagaattatctaattatttattaataaggtcctttaattgctttttcactAAGCTAAACTTTGGTTctttttattatctagagtttgTTTTTCTAACATTAGTTctagatgtagttgagcttaatttaacTCCTACTTTTCatttctttagttctcctaattttagcattaggatttgcacctagggtttcattcatcctttataaggattaattcattcattgtaattgtatctacaatattgtttgtgcaataatatagaattatatggttgttatagagcatataatatttccttgatctcttttgtgtgataaatgttttgcttgtagatgattcttggctcctgtGGTTAATCATCAACTTATACATGGTAATCGCATTGTCATTAACCTTTTCAATTTATGCTTTGACTCACTTATACATTCAAACCTATGACCTATTCCTCTAACTACTAGTCAATCCTTGAATCTAGGGAAAGATTTATTGAATAGATAAAGGAAACATAAATTGATGAAGAGTCTTATTAGGACTGAAATTCGTAACAACTTCAAGACATAAATGTCCACTCGAATCGTTATAATAGATTCCTAGTTAGCACATCTTCAGGTGGTTAGGAATTTTATGGAATAGGTCCACATACGAGTGTCACTCGTGGGAGTGTTTTTTACTAGTTCAAGTCGATTCTACCTTTGGTTGCAAGAACTCACAAGGTGTGTTGCTATAGGAACAATTGCTTCTGATCCAAACTTGAAATGTTGCATATTATGTTAGTGCATACAACATTGCAAAACTATAACAATCATCTATTCTCATTCATAACACACAATTACAagaatatatatgtattatatttagattaattaattagacaTATTAAGTGTGCTCGTATGAAGGCTTAATAGTATGATAAGTCAAACTATGACTAAAGTTTTCAATGTTTATGCCATAAAACTTAACTAAAGTATGTGAATGCAGCTtataaaaaatgaacaaaataaggaCCTATCACAAGAAAGAGGTAATTGTTCTCTAGGTTTCTATATTTTCTAATTAACTTTCTAATATGTTTAATGCAAAAAATGATGCTAATGTTTCATACAATTGTTTCTCTTGAAGTTTATAATGAAGATTGCAAGTTTAATAATTAGATCTTAGtcatttattttctatttcctATGTCTAGAATCATACCGGAATCACAATCTATCATGGATTTGAACAACTAGAGAAGTTTATCTATGTTCCAAGCTCACCTATGGTTCTGGATActccaaatgattacataataaaaTGCATCGATTCTCATAAGTCTGGTTATGCACCCATTTGTTGTTAACAAAATCGACCCAAATTGTAATAATACGTTGTTTAATGAGAAAGACACACTTTCAGATTTCATATGATGGTATGGTTCTACCCAGATTCAATATATAATtccaaattaacaaaaaaaaaaaccaatcacTAAACCTACTTGAAATACTATGGAAGAATAGATTGAATACAATCGACCCACTAGTCTCATCCTAGATGCCTTGGCAATCAATCCCCCTCTTTGGTTCGTTTAACCCTTCTTGAACTTTGATATATTACTATTTGAATAATGAAAGCCTTGACTTGACTATGCAGTAATATGGCCGATATGATATGCTTCTATTTTTTCTATATGAAAGATGAAACATTCTGTGCTAATGAAAACTCATCAACAAATGTGTTTTTAGCTTCCCACAGAATAATGAATTCACAGCCTGTTAAAATGATAGTGGTTTTGTCTTCTTAAAAGATATTCTTTTCAACACAAATATCAGTCCTCCTTTCTTGGCGTAGCTGTTACAAAACTTAAATCTTTTATACAAGTTACTTCCTTCTATCAGCCACTTGGTATGAGTTGTTTCATTGTCTTTTTCTTGCATATTGTTTTCAGCTTGTTTCATTCAATTTGCCAATACATTGCAACATAATGAAATTcaatataaattaaaatacctCCATCCATAAAAATATTGTAAATGCTTTCGAATATTTTAATGGATGTGACTATTGGTATAATCGGCCTCCTTATTATGAGGCATGGAATTATTTGACGTATAGGAGTGCCTATACCATCATAGGTGTATGCGTATGTGAGTGCATATgagtgcatatacatatgtattctTATGTACCCATGTATTTGTACTCTTATGACGATTTAGTCATGTTTATAGGTATCCTCATGAGTTCTATGTGCAATTTTTCATTATATTATTTGTTATTGCACTATTCATTCTAAGCATATATCATTTCATGAAAGGCGGATTTGACAACATATTATCATAGCACTCTAACATTCACCTATTATCAAGCAATGCACAAGTAAATACAAGGTGTGAAATTTCACTTTTTCTTTTCCAATTATTCACTCATGGGCATCAATGATCATATGTATACATGACaattaaatgaaaatattcattctattATTCGTATGCATGTTCTACATGGTGTGTGATATGGTTCTCATTATGGACATTATTACCCAAATGGCTAGGACCCCTCTCCTCGACCATGTTCCCATCTTCAATTAATCCTGCATCTACTTAAACTCATTCACACATTAATAAGTTTGCCCAAAAATTATTATCATCATGCATATCTAGTCTAAATCATCATTAATTTCTCTTATAACTTTGTAACATCATTTAAACCTAATTTAATCATTTTTAAACTAAGCATATCATTATTCTATTTAACTTAATCCATTTCAACATAAATtaaaattaactaattaactatATAAATCGAGCTTTTATGAAATAAGTAAAATAATGGGACATGACATAGGGTCTAGTCAACGTTAGGGTTCAATTATAGTTATGATCTAATTagaattagggtttaattatgtttatggttcaattagggttagtctTTGCTTAGAGTTAGAGAGGattcaattaaggttagggttagtgttcTACCATAAGGGTTGGGGGTTGGGGTTAGgttcaaattcaaattaaattaGGGTCAAGGTTGGGGTTAGGGTTCAATCAGGGTTAGGATTAGCATTCAATTAAGGTTACGATTatgttaaggttaaggttagagttagggttcaattagggttagggtataATCAagtttcaattaggattagggttagggtttaatcaaGTTAGTGTTAGAGTTTATTAATGTTAGGGTTAGaattgaattagggttagggtttaataaggTTTGAAATTTAATTTGGGTTACAGattaattatgattagggtttaatTAAGGTTAAAGTTCTTTTTTTTAATTGGTAATGTCTTTTTTATATTTTAGTTTCTAACCAGTGAGGGCCACATTTAGGGGACCCCCTCCCCATGGTTACATTTGTGAGGTATtaagacctccaatttttttagTGGCATTGTTCCTAGAATCTCCTTATATCCCTCCACTtcatctccttatcactccatatcATCACCTTTGTTGCTCCACTACATCTCGTTATCAATCTGCTACATCTCCTTATCGCTCCATATCATTGGGCCGACCATCTCCTTATTGCTCCATATCATTGGGTTGACCATCTCCTTCTCGCTCCATATCATTGGATCGATATCCACCCCTTATCTCTTTGTTTCATGCCTTATCTCTCCACATATTATTCAACCCATCCAACTTGTCAAGAAGTGTCTTGCACGGCCAGTCCTCTATCAGTCTACAAGGTCAAAGTGCCCACTTGTGCTCCTATGTGGGTAGTCAGGCTCTGCCAGCCAGTCAACCATCAAGCATTTCTTTTGGCATTAACATCGAACAACATCTTCAAGTGGGGAATCAACACGGGGGACGCACACAACCTTCAAGGGACAAGATTTGAACCAAAAACCACCCTATTCTAGGGCTCGTGACAAACCATCACACTATGGGGTGAACCCCAAGGTTAAAGTTCTATTAAGGTTAGTGTTcacttagggttaaggttaggttcaATTAGGGTTGGATTTAATTAGTGTATAaagttagggttagagttcaattagggttaggttttgatTAGTGTTAGCTTTTTAATTACTGTTAGGTTTTAATTAGGGTTGGGGTTAAAATTTAATCAAGTTTAGGTTTaagatttaattagggttagaattcAATCAAggtcatgattagggttaggtttcaatcAAGATTAAGATTTAGTGTTCCActtagggttaaggttatgattCTAGGATAAAGCTTAGATTAGGGTTAGGTTTGGGGATCAAATAGAGTTAGTGTCGAGAttaagattagggttcaattaaCTTGTTTGGATTCAATAAAGGCCCAATTAGGGTAAGGGTCAATGTTAGGGTTCAATTAGAGCTTTCTTTCAATTAGATTTTAGGGTTAAGATAatgattcaattagggttagggctcaAAAAAATTAGGATTCAATTATGATTATATatagggttcaattaggattatTGTTAATCAGGGTTACATATAGGGCTCAGTTACGATTACTATTAAAGTTAGGGTTGCGATCAAGAGTTCAATTATGGTTAGGTTTAAGGTTCAATCTGGGTTATAGGATAAAACTTGGTCTtgcaattagggttagggttattattGTCTTATTCTAGTTAGGGTTCTAAGATAAAACTCTAGGTTGCAATTATGATTAGGGCTAGAGATGGATGATAGTTACAATTTGGGTTAGAATAGCATTTGTATTAAGGTTAGCTTTAAGGTTACAATGATCATTTGCATTAGGGTTAGTTTTAAGGTTACAATTATGACTATAATTAGGACTATGTTATGGTtataattagggtttagggttcaattagggttaaaatatatgatatttaattatattttataatgttataatatataaaaaaattaaagttagggttcaaTTAAATTACTTAGTGATAgagattttcacaatccataatATCAATTGTGTAAGatgtttttgcatcaacgttttggatcacactccatcaTCAATTATTAGGATGAAGAGAGCCCTTGATCCTAATGGTGGATCaccaaaaatgatttgaaatgttgatgcaaaaatattgtacacaattgaatccagaaacaacTATATCTACAATTAAGTTAAGCTAGAGTTCTTTATACAACATTATTATTACTTTTCTATATATTACTTATGAAGATTTATTTTCATCAAATAATACATTAATTatcttaaattaataaaaaataagttaTCCTTCATTAATCTTGCTtgtaagacattaattgaattttgattgtatgtatatgtatgtgtgtgtatacatatacatataggtatgtatgtatgtatacatatattttgTGGGTgtgtacatgcatacatacatttgtAGTTGCAACAtgtaagacattaattgaattttGATTATAACAAAATATAAGTAATTTTAGACATTAATATATatcttaaattaatttttttaaattacttaGATTTCATTATAATCAAAATTCAATTAATGTCTTGCACGTTGCAACTACAGATGCTACTAACATCACTCACACTcactctctatctttgtctctcacacacatacatatatatgtactcacatgtatatatatctttaattaataaaattacatatctttaattaataaaattactcttttattatagtcaaaattcaattaatgttttaCATGTTGCAACTATAGAACTACTAGCATTTACAAATATATTCAATTATTTGTCTTAGATGTTgtactagcatatatatatattcaattaatGTCTTCTTACTTGTTGCAACTACAAATGCTACTAGCATATATACATAAATTCAATCAATGTCTTGCATGTTACAACTGGAGATGCTTCTAGTTCCAACTATAAATGCTATATCTAGTAAAATCTGcagtaagtatatatatatatagacacacacacacttctagcatatatatatataaattcaatcAATGTCTTACATGCCTCATCTGCAGATGCTATTGGTTACAATTGTAGATGCTATAGCTAGtagcatagagagagagagagagagagagagagagagagagagagagagagagagagagagagagacatcctTCTCAAGGCGTATATTGTACTTATATTTgtgaaaagttattaaaaaacaggcatctcaaaaagaatatctctagacatattttatatagatttaatagatatatatatatatatatatatatatatgtgtgaattGTATGTAAAGCTGTATAATTATCAATTGTATGTCAAACAATATAAAATTGACATTTTTAACTACAAATTAAGAAAGTAGGACGGTAAAAAAATTCTGACATTTTACTATTAAAATTTATTGCTGCCAAATTTAAATCCTCTCTTTTAAGTTGACCTTCTCCAATGTACTTTCCAGAAGTGAGACGTTTCAACATTATTTACTCTAATCTGAACACAAATAAGGTTGATCTACTATAGATCTTAATGAATTCTCAAAACTATTTTTGgggaattatttattttaataacatCTTCCAAAtgcaaaatattatttaaaaaaaataaaagaccATCCAAAtgcaaaatattatttaaaaaaaataaaagaccGTCTTTGGAAAATAAGAAAAGCCTTCTTTATCACATATTTTTTTAAATGCACACTGAATTTTGCTGATAGCTCATCGTACACAACACTCAATAGTATTATAAGATCAATGCACATTAGAAAAAGCTATGCCCTTTGAGTAAACACTCTGCAGTCTCGAGAGCAAATTTCCTTATTATTTTTAAAAAGTGGAACATTTATTTAGCTTGCATATAACTAGTCGTAAAAGGATACACTACCAAAATCATTTATAGAGGAGGTGTCTCTGACTTCATCCATGTAAAATCATCACCAAAATCATTTATATGCCTTTCCATGAAGAGAGAGGAGGTGTTTCTGACTTCATCCATGTAAAATCCATGTCAGCATATCGATCTCCATGGACAACTCCAGAGGAGACTATGGCTTCTAATTCTTTCATCTCCTCAGGTGTGAGCTTTACAGAAAGAGCACCGATGTTCTCCTCAAAATTCTTGATTTTGGTTGTCCCTGGAATTGGTGCAACATCGTTTCCTTGGTGTTGAACCCAAGCAAGTGCAAGTTGCCCTGGTGTGCACCCTTTACTTGAAGCAACTGCTGAAATCTTCTCAAATATAATCTTGTTTTTCTCAAGGTTCTCTCCAGTAAACCTGGGCAAACTCTGCAAATATAATACTTTCACAAATCAAAAGTTCatctaaattaaatatataaaaaacaaatttataattcaacaattcaaaatGAAGTTCAGAACTTCCCACTTCGACATACAAGTCCTCAAACAAAAGGACAAAAACAATGTATTTTTTGCAAGGCACCCACTTTCCTCATATACTGAGACACCCAGGAAGTTGAAAGGACTTGCCATGATGTAAAGAAACCTAGAATTGGTGAGAAAGAACTCGCAACTTTGGCCTTGTGAATAAACAAGGCTTTTAATTTTCAATAATCTATCATTAATGCAAAGAGGGCTCAATGGATGCGCATACCTTTCTAAAATCATTATTTGCTAAGCTTTCAACCAACTTTGCTCCAGAAGAGAAGAAACCTCGGCCTAAAGGGCTATATGGCACAATTCCAATACCAAGCTCCCTACAAGTAAAAATTGAAGTGTTAATCATTCAAATAagataattaaaaatgaaaaaaattaaattttaatgctaAAAACCCACATACCTGCAAGTTGGAACGATTTCTTCCTCTACATCCCTAGTCCACAAGGACCATTCTATTTGAACTGCTGTAATAGGATGAACAGCATGCGCCCTTCGAATTGTTGATGCAGAAGCCTCAGAAAGCCCAATGTATTTTACTTTCCCTTCTTCAACCAGTTTCTTCATTTCACCAATCTGTAATAGTTGCACAAGCAACCATAGTATCAAACAATAGTAATGCATTTACTGAAATCTATCATCAAGGGATGATATTTAGATAAGAATCAACAAAAGTGACTACTAAATAATCAAATTGGCTAAGACAGCAAAAGCAAATATCTTAGAGATGACTAGAGCATGAAAATTTACTTTTATAGTTCTGCATAAAGATGGAAAGCCATATATAAGGACAGTTTCCCACCTGAAAGTTGAAACACTTACAATATACAGTATTATAAGGTAAGCGTACAATGCAGCAAGCAATGAAAGCAGACTCAAACACCATCTACTACTCGAGCCATGCATTTAAACTCTACTCTTCCATCCTCTCCACCAAATCATTAAAAAAGGAAAATCACAAACCAAACATAAAGAGTCCTTGCTGCCGTGGTCGATACCATTATCAGCCTCACTGCTCATCATAAGCAATACATTGCTGGTGGCTCATCAAAGTAGCAAGTATATTGTGAGTTACACAGCGATCCAAATAATCAGGATAACCAAGAGATACAGTAAGTCCGGAAAAAAGAAATCCTCATCCACGGGACATACATAATCTTCAATATAATGGAAGGATCTTCCTGTCCTCCACAATACATTTCAAATAAACACTTGCTGCTATGGCAAAGGCATTATCTGTCCTCACTACCCATCAAAGGCAGCCCATTGCTGGTTGCTTAACACAGTAAGTACTAATCATATGTGAGTTACATGGAGAATCAGAAGACATCAGAATAACTAAGTTAAAGTCAGTCAGGGAAAAAGAAATCCCTAATCATATGACAAACGCTATCTTAGATATATTGGAAGGATCTTCCTGGTCTCTATAATATATCTCAAAATTGTATCGATATATGCCAATGCAATTACAAGACTACAGCTCTACCAGAAAGGAATGATAAATTAGAAGTAATGATTGTTAAAAGACCAAAGATATGATCTTTGCCAGAAAAGCTATGCCAATAACATTGGAATATGAGCACCATTAGATAACCTAACACCATACATGGACTAATAGAGATACAAATGTGTTATTTGATGCCCTGTAATGCACCTGACATGCCTACCAAAGCAAAGAAATTTGGATATTTTCTTCAAATGCTATGGCTATTCTATTTTAAAGGTAAGATTGATATGGCT encodes:
- the LOC131859920 gene encoding probable aldo-keto reductase 2, whose protein sequence is MAVPKVKLGSQGFEVSAQGLGCMGMSAFYGPPKAEDEMISLIHYAVSKGITFLDTSDIYGPHTNELLLGKALKGIRDKVQLATKFGISFAGGVRGIRGDPAYVRASCEGSLKRLDVDCIDLYYQHRIDTRIPIEVTIGEMKKLVEEGKVKYIGLSEASASTIRRAHAVHPITAVQIEWSLWTRDVEEEIVPTCRELGIGIVPYSPLGRGFFSSGAKLVESLANNDFRKSLPRFTGENLEKNKIIFEKISAVASSKGCTPGQLALAWVQHQGNDVAPIPGTTKIKNFEENIGALSVKLTPEEMKELEAIVSSGVVHGDRYADMDFTWMKSETPPLSSWKGI